The genome window GGAGGTGATCGAGGCGGGTCTGAAATGCGTTCAGGGCAAGCCGATCGTCAATTCCATCTCGATGAAGGCGGGCGAGGCCGAGTTCCGCGAACAGGCGGTCAAATGCCTGCGCTATGGGGCCGCTGTCGTCGTCATGGCCTTCGACGAGGTGGGGCAGGCCGACACCGCCGCGCGAAAGATCGAGATCTGCACCCGCGCCTATCGCATCCTCGTGGACGAGGTCGGCTTCCCGCCCGAGGACATCATCTTCGACCCCAATATCTTCGCCGTGGCGACGGGGATCGAGGAACACGACAACTATGCCGTCGACTTCATCGAGGCGACGCGGGTCATCAAGGCCACTTTGCCTTATGCGCGGGTCTCGGGCGGGGTCTCGAACGTCTCGTTCAGCTTTCGCGGCAACGAGCCGGTGCGCCGGACGATCCACAGCGTCTTCCTGTACCACGCCATCCAGGCGGGCATGGACATGGGCATCGTCAATGCCGGCGACCTGCCCGTCTATGACACCCTGGACCCGGTCCTGCGGGAGGCCGTCGAGGATGTGATCCTGAACCGGCCGCAGCGGACCAACGTCAGCAACACCGAGCGGCTGGTCGACATCGCCCCCAACTACAAGGGCGACAAGGGGGTGGCCCGGGTCGTCGACCTGACATGGCGCGAGGCCCCGGTCGGCAAGCGGATCGAACACGCCCTGGTCAACGGCATCACCGAGTTCATTGACGCCGACACCGAGGAGGCCCGCCTGTCGTTCGACCGGCCGCTGCACGTCATCGAGGGTCCGTTGATGGACGGGATGAATGTGGTCGGCGACCTGTTCGGCTCGGGCAAGATGTTCCTGCCGCAGGTGGTCAAGTCCGCCCGCGTGATGAAACAGGCCGTGGCCTGGCTGGAACCCTTCATGGAGGCCGAAAAGGCCGGAAAACCGCGCGAGCAGGCCGGCCGCATCCTGATGGCCACGGTCAAGGGCGACGTCCACGACATCGGCAAGAACATCGTCGGCGTGGTCCTGCAGTGTAACAACTACGAGGTCATCGACCTGGGCGTCATGGTTCCGGCCGACCGGATCCTGGACGCCGCCATCGAGCACAAGGTCGACATCATCGGCCTGTCGGGCCTGATCACGCCGAGCCTGGACGAGATGGTCTTCGTCGCCCGCGAAATGCAGCGGCGCGGCTTCGACATCCCCCTGCTGATCGGCGGGGCCACGACAAGTCGGACCCATACGGCCGTGAAGATCGAGCCCGGCTATACCGCCGGATCGACCACCTATGTCGTGGACGCCAGTCGCGCCGTCGGCGTGGTCTCGGGCCTGCTCTCGAAAACCGAACGGGCGAAGAACGAGGCGGCCACGCGCGACGAATACATCCGGATCCGCGAGCAGTATGCCCGCGGCCAGGAGGTCAAGGCGCGCGCCACCCTGCCCCAGGCCCGCGAGAACCGCTTCCGGCCCGACCCGGCCGATCCCGTGCCCGGCGCGCCCTCCTTCATCGGCGTCCGCGCCTTCGACAGCTGGGACCTGCAGGACCTCGCCGATCACATCGACTGGACGCCCTTCTTCGCCAGCTGGGAACTGATCGGCCGCTATCCGCAGATCCTCGAGGACGAGATCGTCGGACAGGCCGCGACGGACCTGTTCGCCGACGCCAGGGTCATGCTGAAGCGGATCGTCGAGGAGAAGTGGTTCACGGCCCGCGGCGTCGTCGGCTTCTGGCCCGCCAATGCCATCGGCGACGACGTGGCCGTCTATGCCGATGAGACCCGCAGCAAGGAGATCGCCCGCTTCCACACCCTGCGCCAGCAGATCCGGAAGTCGAACGGAAAGCCCAATCTGGCCCTTTCGGATTTCGTGGCCGAGGCCGGGCAGGACTATATCGGAGCCTTCGCCGTCACGACCGGCCACGGCGAACTGGAAGCATCGAAGCGGTTCAAGGAGGCGGGCGACGACTATTCCGCCATCATGGCTGCGGCCCTCGCCGACCGTCTGGCCGAGGCCTTCGCCGAACGGCTGCACAAGGAAGTGAGGACCCGGCTGTGGGGCTATGCGCCGGATGAGGCGACCGGCATCGACGACCTGATCGCCGAGCAATACCAGGGCATCCGCCCTGCACCCGGCTATCCCGCCCAGCCCGATCACACGGAGAAAGCCACGCTTTTCCGATTGCTGCAGGCGGAAGCGAATGCGGGCATGGCGCTGACGGAATCCTTCGCCATGACCCCGCCCGCCTCGGTCTCGGGCCTGTATTTCGGCCATCCCGGCAGCCACTATTTCGGCGTCGGCAAGATCGATCGCGATCAGGTCGAGGACTATGCCGCGCGCAAGGGCTGGGATGTCGAGACTGCCGAACGCTGGCTGGCCCCGATCCTCAACTACGAGCCGGGTGCCGTGGAGCGCGTCGCGGCCGCTTAGCGGTCCCCTTCTCCCCTTGCGGGAAAAGGGGACCGAGCGTCAGCGAGGTCGGATGAGGGGTGACTCCCGGCCTTACTGATCGGCGTCTGCTCGCCTCATGTCATTTGCATCGCCGTACCCCTCATCCGTCAGCCTTCGGCTGCCGCCTTCTCCCGCAAGGGGAGAAGGCGTCGATTACGTCTTCGGCTGACCGGTCTCGTCCAGACCGGCGTCATCCAGCGTTTCCGGCGGGGTGGTGATGTTCTCGCGGACGCGGCGCGCGGCGTGCTCGCACCGGCCCGGCAGGCCGAAGAACAGGCCGAAGGCTTCGCTGCGCACGCGTTCGTCCGTCTGCGCCATCAAAGGCGTCCATTTCGCGGCGGCCTCGGCGGCGGCCGTTTCGGCGGCGGCACGCGTGGCAGGCGTCTGGCGCGCGGCCCCGACGCGCAGGGCTTCCCGGAAATCCGTCGCTTCCAGCCCCCCCAGCCGCATGATCTCGCGATCCAGATCGTCCGCCGTGGTCAGGGTCTGTCCGAGCGCGATGTGCCCCTCGACCAGGGCCGCGCACCAGGCCACCAGCGGATAGTCCTGCTCCGGCGCGCCACGTGGCAGCGGCGTGGCATAGGCGATGGCCTCACGGGCGTTACGGGCGGCGACCGACTCGGTTTCCGAAGCGGCCGTAACGATCGGTCCGTCCTGTGACTGGGCCAGCGCAGATTCGCCGAAGGCGGCCAGCGCGAGGGAGGCGAAAGCAGCGGTGAGGCGAAGGCGCATGAAGAGATCGTCCGATAGCTGTCTGACCCTCGCCTGAAGGCGCGGCATGGTTTCTATACGGCAGGGCTAATCTGAAGGCCCCTCCCCGAGACGTGATCCTAAAGCCAAAACGCCGGATACAGAAATGCCGGCGCTTTCGCACCGGCATTTCCAGGTCGACAGTCGTTCTGAGGTTAGAACGAGTAGCGAACGCCCAGGTAGGCGCGACGCGGTGCAACCCACTGATTGGGCTGCTGGTAGCCGAACTGGCCGCTACCGGCGCGATTGTTGACGACATTCGTCGCCGTCTGGTGGTTCATGACGTTGAAGACGTCGAGGAAGAACTCCAGCTCGCCGGCCACGTAGGGCGCATCGGCGACGTACTTAAAGCGCAGGTCCCAAGTGTAGTAGCTGGGGCCTTGCTCGCTGCCGGTGATGCCTTCGACGAGGTAGCTGTCGGTGACGCCGTTGAACACGAACGGATCCTGCATGTCCGGAATGATGCGGCCAGAGATGGCCGAACCTGGCGTGTAGAGTGCGCCGCTGTTCCAGTTGAACACGCTGGAGACTTCCAAACCGAAATCGAACTCGTAGCCGCCGTAGGCCTTGAACTGATGCGGAATGTTGCCGGCCTGCGGGCCGTAGACGTTCGGAGCGCGCGGATCGAGCGCGAGCCAGTCGCCGACGAAGTCTGCGTTTCCGTCCGAGTTCGCGTTACCTTCGGCCTTGTTATAGGTGTAGGATGCCTGACCGAACCAGTTGTCGGTCTTGAACTTCGTCACTGTCAGCTCGAAGCCGGTGTATTCGCGCTTGCCACCCGGCAGAGTGCCGATGACATAGTTGGTGCCGGGGTTCGCGTCGTAGCCGAAGTAGGAATACGGCAGGTAGAAGGCTGATCCTGGGAAGGCCGCACCGTTCACGCCGCAGGTCGCCTGCGTGCAGGTCGGATCCGAATACAGCGTCAGGTCGAAGTCTTCCATGATGTCCTTGGTCACGCGGTGCGTAACGGAAGCCGCGATGCCGATGTCGGACCCGATGGTAGTCGACCCACCGATCATGAACTCGTCCGTATAGGGCGTCTTGGTCGCGGGCGAGATCTGGGCGTCGCCCGGTCCCCGCGTCCGGAAGGTGACCCACTCGCCGCCCGCGCCATTACTGACGTAGATCTGCTCGTTGTTCACCGGACCCGTCAGAGCCCCCGCGAAGTCCGTCATGTCAGCGCGGATCGGGTCATAATAGCGACCAACGAAACCAAAGACCTTGCTGCGGCCATCACCGTTCAGGTCGTACACGACGCTCAGGCGCGGCGCGTAGGTCCAGTCGAACGAGGCGATCTTGCTGTCGTCGGATGCGAAATGCTCGGTCCGTTCGGCGCGAACGCCGGCGTTGACGGTCAGCTGATCCAGCGTCCAGGTATCCTGCAGGTACAGCGAGGTGTATTCTAGGCGCAGCGTATAGGGGCCGTCAGCCGCACGAACCGTCCGATAGACGTTGACGTTGTTGTACGGGTTGCCCGCGGTGCTGCCGAACACCAGGTTTCCGGCTTCAGTGGCCGAGACCTGACCGTCGGCGTTGGTGTCGAGGATCGACCGGGCGCGGGCGTTGCCGCTGAGCGCCGGCAGCAGGAAGGTCGAGTAATCCTGCGTGGTGATCGCGCGCGCCGTCCAGCCCGAACCGACGTAGGACGCCAAGGTCGTACCGGCATAGATCGAAGCCAGCGAGTTGTAGGTCGCGCCGCCCGGAACCGAGTCGGTCTGGAAGTTCGTGTTGTCTGCGAACGAGAAGCCGCCCTTGAACGTGTGCGAGCCGAAGCCGGTGTCAAGGTAGTACTCGAAGTTGCTGCCATACTCCTCGCGGTTGCGGGTCTCTTCCAGGTTGATTCCGCGACCGCCGAGCGAGCGTTGGATGATGTTGGACCCGAACGAGTTGCGATAGGTAACGTTGTCGCGGATGGATTGATCCACGGCCTGGTCGACGATCTGGGCTTCATGCTTGAAGTAGTAGCCGTTCAGGATCAGGTCACCCCAGGTGCGGGTGTAGTCAACCTTGTAGTTGTCGCCGCCCTGTTCGCGCGAATAGTCGCGACGGTTGATGATCGCCGACGAGTTCTGGCCGCTGATCGTGGTCGGATCGCCGAAATAGGTCAGTGTCAGACGGTCATTGTCGGTCGCCTGCCAGGTCAGCTTGGCGAAGCCGTAGTCCTGGTCGCTTTCGACGCTGCGGAGGATCTGACCGAAGGTCGGGCTGCTCGCCGTGACGTCCAGGACGTCGTCCTGCCGGTTCTTCTTCTGGTACGAACCGTAGATCCACAGGCGATCCCGGATAATCGGACCGCCCAGCGTGAAGGCGGAGTCATAGGTATCGAACCCGCCCGAGGTTATGTGTTGATCCTCGGCAACCAGATCGCTGTTCTGGAAATAGTAGTTCAGCGAACCGTGCCACTCGTTACTGCCCGACTTGGTTATGACGCGCGAGACCAGACCCGAACCACCAGCGTATTCTGCAGGTACGCCGCCGACGATGACCTGCTGTTCCTGGATGATCTCTGAGTTGAAGTTCGAGCCGAAGGTGCCGGTGACCGGGTCGGTCACATCGACGCCGTCGAGATAATAGAGGTTGTCCGTAGACGTACCGATGCCGCCACCGGCCTCGGCGTAGTTAACGCCCGAACGTGAAGACGGGTTGCCGCCGTTAGAAGGCTTCACGCCGGGTACCAGCTGCAGATAGCTTTGATAGCTACGGGCGGTAGGCAGTGCTTCCACGACGCCCAGCGTCAGCGTGGTGCTGACCTGCGCGGAGGTCACGTCGATGGCGGCCAGAGAAGTCCCCGTGACAACGATATCGTCGACGTTGGAGGCGGGTCCCGCACCGCTAACCAGGACGTAGCCAACACTGAGGTCGCGACCAGCCACGACGGCGACGTTGTCCGCGCCGAAGGCGTCATAACCGGCGGCGGTCACGTTCACAGTGTAGTTGGTGGCGGGGTCCAGACCAGCGAGGCGAACGCGGCCGTCCGCATCGGTGACGCCGGTACGGCTCACGAGGCTGTCTGGCGAGCTGACAGTGACGTTCGCGCCCGAAAGCGGCGCGCCGCCGTCACCAGACACGGTCACGCGCAGCGAACCGGTCAGCGATTGCGCCAAGGCCTCGGTCGGCGCAACGAGCGCGATCACCGGAACGGCGGTCAGCGCCAGCAAGGCGGCGCTTCCAATCATCGAGGTATTCAGCAGCCGCTGGCGGATTGTCTTGAGCTTCAAGATCGTTCTCCTAAGACGATGACCCAGCCCTCCGCCGCGCCACCTTGTTGTCATCTTGCGTCAGTTCCGGCGCAGATTACGGTATGGATAGACACCACGCTCGGGGTTACGCCACTGTAATTAAATCAACGTAATGAAGTGGCCGCAGGAGTGTCGCATTCAGGACACGTTTGTGATTCGGTTGCGACTTTCCCGCGAGGCAGGAGATTTCGATGTCATTAACCGCTCGACCGCTGTCCCCGAATATCTGGGTCGCGCCCCAGATCGCCCTCGAAGACCTGCCGTCACTCGCAGCCCAGGGCATCCGCCGGATCGTCAGCCACCGACCGGATGGGGAGGAACCCGGTCAACCCTCCGCGACGGAGATGGCAGTGGCGGCCCAGGCTGTCGGTATGGGCTTTACCCACGCCCCCGTTGTGGGAATGCCGGCAGAGGATGCTGTCGCCGTTACAGCCGGTGTTCTGCAGGATGACGCGCCGGTCCTGATGTTCTGTCGCTCCGGCACGCGGTCGACGTTCGCCTGGGCGTTGGCCATGCGGGCGCTGAATCGGTCCGATGCGCAGACGTTGCGCGAAACCGCCGCCGCAGCAGGCTACGACATCAGCCGGTTGCCGCTCTAGAGCCTGATCGGCTGAGGTGGAATCGCTTCGCGATTCCGCCGATGCCGTGAATCAGGCTCCAGAGATGAGCGAGGGCATGATTCACGCTTTCGCTGGACCCACGACGTGGGTCCACCTCAAACGATCATGCCCTAGCG of Brevundimonas subvibrioides contains these proteins:
- a CDS encoding TIGR01244 family sulfur transferase is translated as MSLTARPLSPNIWVAPQIALEDLPSLAAQGIRRIVSHRPDGEEPGQPSATEMAVAAQAVGMGFTHAPVVGMPAEDAVAVTAGVLQDDAPVLMFCRSGTRSTFAWALAMRALNRSDAQTLRETAAAAGYDISRLPL
- the metH gene encoding methionine synthase, which produces MRPTFINVGERTNVTGSAKFRKLIVEGDYPAALTVARQQVEAGASIIDINMDEGLLDSKQAMITFLNLIAAEPDIARVPVMIDSSKWEVIEAGLKCVQGKPIVNSISMKAGEAEFREQAVKCLRYGAAVVVMAFDEVGQADTAARKIEICTRAYRILVDEVGFPPEDIIFDPNIFAVATGIEEHDNYAVDFIEATRVIKATLPYARVSGGVSNVSFSFRGNEPVRRTIHSVFLYHAIQAGMDMGIVNAGDLPVYDTLDPVLREAVEDVILNRPQRTNVSNTERLVDIAPNYKGDKGVARVVDLTWREAPVGKRIEHALVNGITEFIDADTEEARLSFDRPLHVIEGPLMDGMNVVGDLFGSGKMFLPQVVKSARVMKQAVAWLEPFMEAEKAGKPREQAGRILMATVKGDVHDIGKNIVGVVLQCNNYEVIDLGVMVPADRILDAAIEHKVDIIGLSGLITPSLDEMVFVAREMQRRGFDIPLLIGGATTSRTHTAVKIEPGYTAGSTTYVVDASRAVGVVSGLLSKTERAKNEAATRDEYIRIREQYARGQEVKARATLPQARENRFRPDPADPVPGAPSFIGVRAFDSWDLQDLADHIDWTPFFASWELIGRYPQILEDEIVGQAATDLFADARVMLKRIVEEKWFTARGVVGFWPANAIGDDVAVYADETRSKEIARFHTLRQQIRKSNGKPNLALSDFVAEAGQDYIGAFAVTTGHGELEASKRFKEAGDDYSAIMAAALADRLAEAFAERLHKEVRTRLWGYAPDEATGIDDLIAEQYQGIRPAPGYPAQPDHTEKATLFRLLQAEANAGMALTESFAMTPPASVSGLYFGHPGSHYFGVGKIDRDQVEDYAARKGWDVETAERWLAPILNYEPGAVERVAAA
- a CDS encoding TonB-dependent receptor → MKLKTIRQRLLNTSMIGSAALLALTAVPVIALVAPTEALAQSLTGSLRVTVSGDGGAPLSGANVTVSSPDSLVSRTGVTDADGRVRLAGLDPATNYTVNVTAAGYDAFGADNVAVVAGRDLSVGYVLVSGAGPASNVDDIVVTGTSLAAIDVTSAQVSTTLTLGVVEALPTARSYQSYLQLVPGVKPSNGGNPSSRSGVNYAEAGGGIGTSTDNLYYLDGVDVTDPVTGTFGSNFNSEIIQEQQVIVGGVPAEYAGGSGLVSRVITKSGSNEWHGSLNYYFQNSDLVAEDQHITSGGFDTYDSAFTLGGPIIRDRLWIYGSYQKKNRQDDVLDVTASSPTFGQILRSVESDQDYGFAKLTWQATDNDRLTLTYFGDPTTISGQNSSAIINRRDYSREQGGDNYKVDYTRTWGDLILNGYYFKHEAQIVDQAVDQSIRDNVTYRNSFGSNIIQRSLGGRGINLEETRNREEYGSNFEYYLDTGFGSHTFKGGFSFADNTNFQTDSVPGGATYNSLASIYAGTTLASYVGSGWTARAITTQDYSTFLLPALSGNARARSILDTNADGQVSATEAGNLVFGSTAGNPYNNVNVYRTVRAADGPYTLRLEYTSLYLQDTWTLDQLTVNAGVRAERTEHFASDDSKIASFDWTYAPRLSVVYDLNGDGRSKVFGFVGRYYDPIRADMTDFAGALTGPVNNEQIYVSNGAGGEWVTFRTRGPGDAQISPATKTPYTDEFMIGGSTTIGSDIGIAASVTHRVTKDIMEDFDLTLYSDPTCTQATCGVNGAAFPGSAFYLPYSYFGYDANPGTNYVIGTLPGGKREYTGFELTVTKFKTDNWFGQASYTYNKAEGNANSDGNADFVGDWLALDPRAPNVYGPQAGNIPHQFKAYGGYEFDFGLEVSSVFNWNSGALYTPGSAISGRIIPDMQDPFVFNGVTDSYLVEGITGSEQGPSYYTWDLRFKYVADAPYVAGELEFFLDVFNVMNHQTATNVVNNRAGSGQFGYQQPNQWVAPRRAYLGVRYSF